In one window of Synechococcus sp. M16CYN DNA:
- a CDS encoding PH domain-containing protein, giving the protein MTTIQEDLHYEGGPAKGDLILNILLGFTLIGLPFTIGAIVRAIWLRFRITSRRISVCGGWMGNDKTQVVYSQISEVRTVPRGFGAWGDMVLVLRDGARLELRSLPRFREVETYILERMNNRSSAPSNKSVEGFAA; this is encoded by the coding sequence ATGACCACCATTCAGGAAGACCTTCACTACGAAGGCGGACCAGCAAAAGGGGATCTGATCCTGAATATTTTGCTAGGATTCACGCTGATTGGTCTACCATTCACCATCGGTGCCATCGTACGAGCCATTTGGTTGCGGTTCCGCATTACTAGCCGACGTATTTCAGTTTGCGGTGGTTGGATGGGCAATGACAAGACGCAAGTAGTTTATTCTCAGATCAGTGAAGTGCGAACTGTCCCACGAGGCTTTGGCGCCTGGGGAGACATGGTTCTTGTTCTTAGGGATGGTGCTCGACTTGAGCTTCGCTCTTTGCCGCGTTTTCGAGAGGTGGAAACTTACATTCTTGAACGCATGAACAACCGTTCATCCGCACCATCTAACAAGTCAGTTGAAGGCTTTGCCGCTTAA
- the aroH gene encoding chorismate mutase, giving the protein MNNSTLRLVGLRAATTSAANTVAAIQIAVRDLIDALVEENALTPKRIVSVTFSVTADLDACFPAAMARQRPGWDGVALLDCQQMAVQGDLERCIRILAHAWMPGDRRPIHPYRGKAYLLRPDRSNYD; this is encoded by the coding sequence ATGAACAATTCCACGCTGAGACTGGTTGGCTTGCGGGCCGCGACGACATCTGCCGCCAACACGGTCGCTGCGATCCAGATTGCTGTACGGGATCTTATCGATGCACTTGTCGAGGAAAATGCCCTAACACCAAAACGGATTGTATCGGTGACTTTTTCTGTAACAGCAGATCTCGATGCTTGTTTCCCAGCGGCCATGGCCCGACAACGTCCGGGGTGGGATGGAGTTGCCCTTCTTGATTGTCAACAGATGGCTGTTCAAGGGGATCTCGAACGCTGTATTCGGATTTTGGCTCATGCCTGGATGCCTGGGGACCGTAGGCCAATTCACCCTTACCGTGGGAAGGCCTATCTCCTGCGTCCTGATAGATCCAATTATGATTGA
- a CDS encoding DUF2808 domain-containing protein → MPTPQDTSLILHLGEFIQAALVAMHRSLLQRLMPCAAATSTLLISACLGGVIPASSSAQSTTGLMEFRWNPDRNYRKLYYFQTSDTENDRSDWYLTLREEDRKIVMSKLTVTVPDFFDAKLKPERMSFCRTSRGGITGRSRCLEEIRATIEVTKDQTSIEVLPNQPVPTEGDYSLHIRLFNPRGKRMYQMNALIQAPGNMSIPSYVGSWIIDID, encoded by the coding sequence ATGCCGACCCCTCAAGACACCAGTCTAATATTGCATTTAGGAGAATTTATACAAGCCGCCCTCGTCGCTATGCACCGTTCGCTTCTGCAACGTCTGATGCCCTGTGCGGCGGCCACCAGTACATTGTTGATCAGCGCATGCTTGGGCGGCGTAATACCAGCGTCATCTTCGGCCCAGAGCACGACCGGTCTGATGGAGTTCCGATGGAACCCAGATCGCAACTACAGGAAACTGTACTATTTTCAAACTTCTGATACTGAGAACGATCGATCGGACTGGTATCTCACCCTGCGTGAAGAAGATCGCAAGATTGTCATGTCTAAATTGACGGTGACGGTGCCGGATTTTTTCGATGCTAAACTTAAGCCGGAACGTATGTCATTTTGCCGTACGTCGCGAGGTGGTATCACGGGTCGCTCTAGGTGCCTTGAAGAGATTAGAGCGACTATTGAAGTCACCAAGGATCAGACAAGCATCGAGGTTTTACCCAATCAACCGGTTCCGACCGAGGGAGACTATTCCCTACATATCAGGCTGTTCAATCCTAGAGGGAAGCGGATGTACCAAATGAATGCGTTAATTCAAGCCCCTGGCAATATGTCGATACCAAGCTATGTCGGCAGTTGGATAATTGACATAGACTAG
- a CDS encoding DMT family transporter has translation MPLIRLWLLMVLPFALWGTAMTAMAPLTNTNGPWLIAGLRLLPAGLALLLWILSTGRSVWIDGRDLGWFALFTLVDACLFQSLLVIGLSDTGAGLGSVLIDCQPLLVALLARGLFAESINPFGWAGLGLGLAGIFCLGVPGEFLNHWWLLADPPNIEQLLRPGEGWMLLASLSMAFGTVLIRFASRHSDPVTVTAWHMFLGSVPLLLLFGLQNKTKPIYWTLTDWGRIGFASLLGGALAYGLFFWFANHRDLTSFSSLGFLTPVFALATGGWLLGERLSSLQWIGVVLVLISVICMSQRQRLWQPTTDTGNFLRDGAPSPPCTGKYTDRCSR, from the coding sequence ATGCCATTAATTCGGCTCTGGCTGTTGATGGTATTACCCTTTGCTCTTTGGGGTACCGCCATGACGGCCATGGCCCCTCTAACGAATACGAATGGGCCATGGCTTATAGCTGGTTTAAGGCTTCTCCCTGCTGGCTTGGCTCTCTTGCTTTGGATCCTTTCAACCGGGCGTAGCGTGTGGATTGATGGCCGCGATCTGGGCTGGTTTGCTTTATTCACGTTAGTGGATGCATGTTTGTTTCAAAGTCTCTTAGTAATCGGCCTCAGTGACACCGGTGCTGGTCTAGGATCAGTCCTGATTGATTGTCAGCCCTTGCTGGTGGCTCTCTTAGCGCGAGGATTGTTTGCCGAATCGATCAATCCGTTTGGGTGGGCTGGTTTAGGTCTTGGATTGGCTGGTATCTTTTGTCTGGGTGTACCTGGTGAATTTTTGAATCACTGGTGGTTATTAGCTGATCCACCTAACATTGAGCAGCTATTGCGACCTGGAGAGGGATGGATGCTACTAGCGTCCCTATCTATGGCTTTCGGCACCGTACTGATTCGCTTCGCTTCTCGCCACAGTGATCCAGTGACAGTGACGGCATGGCATATGTTTTTGGGAAGCGTTCCTCTACTACTGCTCTTCGGACTTCAAAACAAGACAAAACCAATCTACTGGACCCTAACCGATTGGGGACGGATAGGATTTGCCAGCCTATTGGGCGGTGCGCTAGCATACGGTCTCTTCTTTTGGTTTGCCAATCACAGGGACCTTACGAGCTTTAGCAGCCTAGGCTTCCTGACTCCAGTCTTTGCCTTGGCAACCGGGGGATGGTTACTTGGGGAGCGTTTGAGTTCTTTGCAGTGGATCGGCGTCGTGTTGGTATTGATATCTGTAATTTGCATGAGTCAGCGACAGAGACTATGGCAACCCACTACCGATACCGGGAACTTTTTGCGTGACGGTGCACCCTCTCCGCCTTGTACTGGTAAATACACCGATCGGTGCTCTCGGTAG
- the rpmH gene encoding 50S ribosomal protein L34 — MTKRTFGGTSRKRKRISGFRVRMRSHTGRRLIRARRKRGRTRLAV, encoded by the coding sequence ATGACGAAGCGCACTTTTGGTGGGACAAGCCGTAAACGGAAACGCATTTCTGGTTTTCGCGTACGAATGCGTTCTCATACTGGCCGCCGATTAATTCGGGCGCGACGCAAGCGAGGACGGACCCGGCTAGCTGTTTGA
- a CDS encoding glycosyltransferase has translation MTVHPLRLVLVNTPIGALGSGRGGGVELTLTSLVQGLILQNHRVTLISAMGSQLPSRCSAADLVEVDGVDQPSWQHANSKSSVIIPRNGLLPALWKAALEHGERADAVINCGYDWLPLWLTPYVRPRLFHLISMGNVAMVMREAIEALACSHPGRLAFHTHRQAADFCLPGAAKVVGNGFDLSNYNMQTKTNGPLGWAGRIAPEKGLEDAAAAAAALGEPLLVWGFKEDRDYADFVEASVPAGTLVWRGFCSTQEMQEELGRCRALISTPKWNEAYGNVVVEALACGVPVIAYDRGGPGELIKSGETGWLVPADDVAALTSALNRIDEIDRMDCRAWVESHATHEVFSARVYDWIRDGLRADANLTGTY, from the coding sequence GTGACGGTGCACCCTCTCCGCCTTGTACTGGTAAATACACCGATCGGTGCTCTCGGTAGCGGTCGAGGTGGTGGCGTTGAGCTCACTCTTACATCGTTAGTACAAGGCTTAATCCTCCAGAATCACCGAGTGACTCTCATTTCTGCTATGGGTTCGCAGTTGCCCTCGCGATGTTCTGCTGCGGATCTAGTTGAGGTGGATGGTGTTGATCAACCTAGCTGGCAGCACGCCAATTCCAAATCTTCTGTCATTATTCCGAGAAACGGGTTACTGCCAGCGCTATGGAAGGCAGCTCTCGAACATGGAGAGCGTGCTGATGCTGTAATTAATTGTGGCTATGACTGGCTCCCTCTTTGGCTCACGCCCTATGTCAGACCACGTCTCTTTCATCTAATCAGTATGGGCAATGTGGCTATGGTGATGCGTGAGGCCATTGAGGCGTTGGCTTGCAGCCATCCGGGTCGACTAGCGTTCCATACTCACCGCCAAGCTGCTGATTTTTGTCTTCCTGGAGCAGCCAAAGTTGTGGGAAATGGTTTTGACTTGAGCAACTACAATATGCAAACGAAGACCAACGGCCCCCTGGGCTGGGCGGGAAGAATAGCCCCGGAAAAAGGACTCGAGGATGCGGCCGCTGCGGCAGCCGCTCTCGGTGAGCCACTCTTAGTGTGGGGATTCAAGGAAGATCGAGACTACGCCGACTTTGTAGAGGCCAGTGTGCCAGCGGGAACACTTGTATGGCGAGGTTTTTGTTCCACTCAAGAAATGCAGGAGGAGCTAGGCCGCTGCCGTGCATTAATTAGCACTCCCAAGTGGAATGAAGCCTACGGAAATGTTGTGGTGGAAGCTCTAGCGTGCGGCGTTCCGGTAATAGCCTACGATCGTGGCGGACCCGGTGAACTCATCAAGTCTGGTGAGACCGGCTGGCTTGTTCCAGCAGACGATGTGGCCGCTTTGACGTCAGCGTTAAATCGCATTGATGAGATTGACCGTATGGACTGTCGTGCATGGGTGGAAAGCCATGCAACTCACGAGGTCTTCAGTGCCCGCGTATATGACTGGATCCGCGATGGATTAAGAGCAGATGCCAACCTCACTGGAACATATTGA
- the yidC gene encoding membrane protein insertase YidC has translation MIGYISDNLLIPILDFFYGLVPSYGLAIVALTIVIRIALYPLSAGSIRSARRMRIAQPVMQKRQADIKARYANNLPKQQEELGKVMKEFGSPLSGCLPLLVQMPILFALFATLRGSPFADVSYTLNMKVIPADQIAAVEPKPFNSASHSIFIGETDHVPVIASLPRGTRIGVGDSASVNLHTKDGRTFSDILTDVENPGRFSPSWSVTKGNEVVHVTSDGNITAIAPGDATVEARIPGLAARSGFLFIKALGQVGFYDDGAINWDIAILVGGFGLTLFLSQLLSGMGMPTNPQQATANKITPVMITGMFLFFPLPAGVLLYMVIANIFQALQTFILAKETLPENLQKILDQQISQQTVPATATSGGSGGSRLPFEPKGGK, from the coding sequence GTGATCGGATACATCTCCGACAACCTTCTAATTCCAATCCTGGATTTCTTCTACGGATTAGTCCCCAGCTACGGGCTGGCCATCGTGGCCCTGACTATCGTCATTCGCATTGCGCTTTATCCCCTCAGTGCTGGATCGATTCGCAGCGCTCGGCGCATGCGGATTGCGCAACCTGTGATGCAAAAGCGGCAAGCAGATATTAAAGCTCGTTACGCCAATAACTTGCCAAAACAGCAAGAAGAACTGGGCAAAGTAATGAAAGAATTTGGTAGCCCTCTATCAGGTTGTTTACCCCTATTAGTGCAGATGCCGATTTTGTTTGCACTATTCGCAACGCTGCGCGGATCACCGTTTGCCGATGTTTCTTACACATTAAATATGAAGGTGATTCCTGCTGATCAGATCGCAGCCGTCGAGCCAAAACCTTTCAACAGTGCGAGCCACTCAATTTTTATTGGAGAAACTGATCATGTCCCTGTAATCGCAAGTCTTCCTCGTGGCACCAGGATTGGTGTGGGCGATAGCGCCAGCGTAAATTTACATACCAAGGATGGTCGCACTTTTTCTGACATTTTGACCGATGTTGAAAATCCAGGACGTTTTTCCCCATCCTGGTCTGTGACCAAGGGCAACGAGGTAGTGCACGTCACAAGCGATGGCAACATTACGGCCATCGCCCCTGGCGATGCCACTGTCGAGGCCAGAATTCCTGGTTTAGCAGCACGCAGTGGGTTTCTATTTATTAAAGCCCTTGGACAAGTCGGTTTCTATGATGATGGAGCTATCAATTGGGACATAGCAATTCTGGTTGGAGGATTTGGTTTAACACTCTTCCTATCGCAGTTGCTGTCTGGCATGGGTATGCCGACAAATCCTCAACAAGCCACCGCCAATAAGATCACGCCCGTGATGATCACAGGCATGTTCCTTTTTTTCCCACTGCCAGCAGGCGTACTGCTCTATATGGTGATCGCTAATATCTTCCAAGCTCTCCAGACATTCATTCTGGCCAAGGAAACGCTACCTGAAAATCTGCAAAAAATTCTTGATCAACAAATCTCCCAACAAACTGTACCTGCTACAGCTACATCGGGAGGATCTGGCGGGTCACGACTGCCTTTTGAACCCAAAGGCGGCAAATGA
- the sppA gene encoding signal peptide peptidase SppA codes for MIWPLSRKSHRRMARIVVEGPINGATRQRVLKALLEVKRREFPALLLRIDSPGGTVGDSQEIHSALMRLRDQGCRVVASFGNISASGGVYIGVAAEKIVANPGTITGSIGVILRGNDLSRVLERIGIRFDTVKSGKFKDILSPDRPLNAEESALLQDLIDSSYGQFVAVVAQGRNLSEETVKQFADGRVFSGEQALGFGLVDELGDEEHARQLAAELANLDQDDIRPVTLGKPRRKVSSLLPGSQIFSQIQQRLSIELMGSGQVLWLYRS; via the coding sequence ATGATCTGGCCCCTGAGCCGAAAATCACACCGCCGGATGGCGCGCATCGTTGTGGAGGGGCCGATTAACGGCGCTACACGACAGCGTGTCCTTAAAGCGTTGCTTGAAGTCAAGCGTCGCGAATTTCCTGCGCTTCTCCTGCGAATCGACAGTCCTGGCGGAACAGTTGGGGACAGTCAGGAAATTCATTCAGCGCTGATGAGGTTGCGGGATCAAGGTTGCCGTGTGGTAGCTAGCTTTGGCAACATTTCTGCTTCCGGTGGGGTCTACATCGGTGTCGCTGCTGAAAAAATCGTTGCAAATCCAGGCACTATTACTGGCTCCATCGGCGTAATACTCCGTGGCAACGACCTCTCTCGCGTGCTTGAGCGTATCGGCATCCGTTTTGATACGGTGAAGAGTGGAAAATTCAAAGACATCCTGTCCCCTGATCGACCGCTCAACGCGGAAGAGAGCGCACTACTTCAGGACTTAATCGATAGTAGTTATGGACAATTTGTTGCTGTCGTAGCGCAAGGCCGCAACCTTAGTGAGGAGACAGTGAAGCAATTCGCGGATGGCCGGGTGTTCAGTGGCGAGCAAGCCTTGGGATTCGGGCTTGTTGATGAGTTGGGGGATGAGGAACATGCCCGACAGCTGGCCGCAGAGTTAGCGAACCTTGATCAGGACGACATTCGACCAGTGACTCTCGGCAAGCCTCGCCGAAAAGTGAGCAGCTTGCTACCTGGTTCTCAAATTTTCAGCCAGATTCAACAACGATTATCAATCGAACTTATGGGCAGTGGCCAGGTGCTTTGGCTGTATCGCTCATGA
- the serS gene encoding serine--tRNA ligase, with protein sequence MIDQRLVRDNPEIIARQLDRRGATVDLAPLQLIARQQKNLEEQRNTLHAEGNLISKEVGLKIKGGIDPEGGEVAALRQRGSTIKQKVAALEEKERQLSSELRDQLLSFPNLPSLLCPDGKDENDNVEVRRWGTLRTEDGLEEHWQIAQRLNLFDAERSVRIAQSRFITLIGQGARLERGLINFMLDLHISKGYREVMPPVLVNTASLTGSGQLPKFAEESFHCTKDDLWLTPTAEVPVTSLHRDEIIPADQLPLRYVAYSPCFRREAGSYGRDTRGLIRLHQFNKVELYWFVHPDQAEEAHQQITADAEAVLQALGLPYRTLDLCTGDLGFSAQRTYDLEVWLPGAGVFREISSCSICGDFQARRSAIRTKEGRNTKFVHTLNGSGLAVGRTMAAVLETGQQRDGSILLPKALVPYVGLEQLEPE encoded by the coding sequence GTGATCGATCAGCGCCTTGTACGTGACAACCCTGAAATAATTGCTCGACAGCTAGATCGGCGAGGGGCGACTGTTGATCTTGCTCCTCTCCAATTAATTGCACGACAACAAAAAAACTTGGAGGAACAGCGCAACACACTTCACGCCGAAGGCAACCTCATTAGCAAAGAAGTGGGCTTAAAAATTAAAGGCGGGATAGATCCCGAAGGAGGAGAGGTCGCTGCGCTACGCCAACGGGGCAGTACCATCAAGCAAAAGGTGGCTGCACTGGAGGAGAAAGAGAGGCAACTGTCCAGCGAATTACGTGATCAACTGCTCAGCTTCCCGAATCTGCCCTCCTTGCTCTGTCCGGATGGGAAGGACGAGAACGACAACGTTGAAGTGCGTCGTTGGGGCACGCTACGGACAGAAGACGGGCTAGAGGAGCATTGGCAGATCGCGCAACGGCTAAATCTGTTTGATGCCGAGAGATCCGTACGCATCGCTCAAAGCCGCTTCATCACACTCATAGGACAAGGAGCCCGACTAGAACGAGGGCTGATCAATTTCATGCTTGATCTGCACATTAGTAAGGGATACCGGGAGGTGATGCCTCCAGTCCTCGTTAATACTGCGAGCCTTACTGGTTCGGGGCAGTTGCCAAAATTCGCGGAAGAAAGCTTCCATTGTACTAAAGATGATCTTTGGCTTACTCCCACAGCAGAGGTTCCCGTGACGTCGCTGCATCGCGACGAAATAATCCCGGCTGATCAGCTTCCCTTACGGTACGTTGCCTATAGCCCATGTTTTCGAAGAGAAGCCGGAAGCTACGGGAGAGATACACGTGGATTAATCCGACTGCACCAGTTCAACAAAGTGGAATTGTATTGGTTTGTCCATCCAGACCAAGCCGAAGAAGCACATCAGCAGATCACAGCCGATGCCGAGGCCGTATTGCAAGCTCTTGGCTTGCCTTACAGAACCCTGGACCTGTGCACTGGCGATCTTGGTTTTTCAGCCCAGCGCACCTACGATTTAGAGGTATGGCTACCAGGGGCAGGGGTTTTTCGTGAGATCTCTAGTTGCAGCATTTGCGGGGATTTCCAAGCTCGTCGCTCTGCTATTCGCACCAAAGAAGGGAGAAACACAAAATTCGTACATACGCTGAATGGTTCCGGTCTTGCCGTTGGTCGGACGATGGCGGCCGTTTTGGAGACGGGCCAACAACGGGATGGCAGCATCCTTCTTCCCAAGGCGTTAGTGCCGTACGTCGGCTTGGAGCAGCTCGAGCCAGAATAA
- a CDS encoding glycosyltransferase family 39 protein, which produces MSVSCRERRQTLILVLGLGVLITLWRLGATGVVDETPPLFAAAGRAMAETGDWLTPQVNGLPRYDKPPLVYWLMGLGYSLPGGDFWDPLGSWAARLPSAFASIAMMLVLTDTFLRWPQEKDIRPRSTSVITALAFALSPLVLVWSRTAVSDALLCGSLGISLLLQWRRFADPTCIAWWPAWTVLGLAVLVKGPVSVVISGLALLLFGALRHDLRTAWTRLRPVQGILVTTLISLPWYGLELLVEGQAFWDSFFGYHNIQRFTSVVNDHLQPWWFFGPVMVVAALPLTPFLILGLVQVPRQRVPPEQSLQQFAACWLVAVFLLFTVAATKLPSYWLPATPAAALLTGFATTGRNRLQIWAWIISLGLVVLLAICFWLAPAWVGWINDPEMPTLAVDLLASGLVRRTALWFSLAAILGLIALVLREPAVVGLLGIQVPLLLFHITALIPIAELADRLRQAPVRQIAAQMRQQYRKGEPLAMVGVIKPSLHFHTGQIILFEGRSDRALVNLADRLANERRRGWVGYSLEGNEAPDTVLIAIDSDTSKQEYWRDLDPIHLGKYGIYNLWRLDRQRLEKRADVLKADGVEADWRQPRQERF; this is translated from the coding sequence GTGAGTGTGTCCTGCCGAGAGCGACGACAAACGCTGATATTGGTACTCGGTTTAGGTGTTCTAATTACGCTCTGGCGCCTTGGTGCAACTGGTGTAGTGGACGAAACCCCGCCGTTGTTTGCAGCTGCAGGGCGCGCCATGGCCGAAACCGGCGATTGGCTCACTCCGCAGGTGAACGGTTTACCTCGTTACGACAAACCTCCCCTGGTGTATTGGTTAATGGGTCTTGGTTATTCCTTGCCAGGCGGAGATTTCTGGGATCCACTTGGAAGCTGGGCAGCAAGGTTGCCGTCAGCCTTTGCGTCAATCGCAATGATGCTGGTGCTAACAGATACGTTTTTACGCTGGCCTCAAGAAAAAGATATCCGGCCCAGAAGTACATCGGTAATCACAGCACTTGCCTTCGCTCTGTCTCCTCTAGTTTTGGTTTGGAGCAGAACGGCCGTCAGCGATGCTCTACTTTGTGGATCCTTGGGGATCAGTTTGCTCCTGCAATGGAGACGGTTCGCGGATCCAACCTGTATAGCCTGGTGGCCGGCATGGACCGTTCTCGGCCTCGCAGTGCTCGTAAAAGGACCTGTGTCGGTCGTGATATCTGGTTTAGCACTACTTTTGTTTGGTGCATTACGGCACGACCTACGCACTGCTTGGACACGATTACGACCAGTCCAAGGAATACTGGTCACGACTCTGATCAGCCTGCCATGGTACGGACTTGAATTGCTAGTGGAAGGCCAGGCTTTCTGGGACAGTTTTTTCGGATATCACAACATCCAGCGCTTCACATCAGTCGTGAACGATCACCTTCAACCTTGGTGGTTTTTTGGGCCGGTTATGGTGGTGGCCGCTTTGCCATTGACCCCATTTTTGATCCTTGGCCTGGTTCAGGTACCTCGACAGCGTGTTCCGCCTGAACAGTCTCTTCAACAGTTCGCCGCATGTTGGTTGGTTGCAGTTTTTCTTCTGTTCACTGTTGCTGCAACCAAACTTCCTAGCTATTGGTTGCCGGCTACGCCGGCGGCCGCTCTACTTACGGGTTTCGCCACAACTGGTCGAAACCGCCTGCAAATCTGGGCCTGGATTATTTCCCTAGGATTGGTTGTATTGCTGGCCATTTGTTTTTGGCTGGCTCCAGCTTGGGTTGGATGGATTAATGATCCGGAGATGCCCACTTTAGCCGTCGATCTCCTTGCAAGTGGGTTGGTACGGCGCACTGCGTTGTGGTTTAGCCTTGCGGCGATACTCGGCCTCATCGCTTTAGTCTTACGCGAACCAGCGGTGGTAGGCCTACTTGGTATACAAGTTCCGTTACTTCTATTTCACATCACTGCTTTGATTCCGATTGCAGAACTAGCAGATCGACTACGCCAGGCTCCTGTACGGCAGATAGCTGCACAAATGCGTCAGCAATACAGAAAGGGTGAGCCTCTTGCAATGGTAGGCGTCATAAAGCCGTCACTTCATTTCCACACCGGTCAGATAATTTTGTTTGAAGGTCGCTCTGATAGAGCATTGGTAAATCTGGCAGATCGATTGGCAAACGAGCGACGTCGCGGTTGGGTAGGGTATTCCCTAGAAGGTAATGAGGCTCCCGACACCGTGCTAATCGCTATCGATAGCGATACTTCTAAGCAAGAGTACTGGCGTGATCTTGACCCAATCCATCTTGGTAAATACGGAATTTATAATCTTTGGCGACTCGATCGACAACGTTTAGAGAAGCGTGCCGATGTATTAAAAGCAGATGGCGTTGAAGCGGATTGGCGTCAACCCAGGCAAGAACGATTCTGA
- a CDS encoding ribonuclease P protein component, whose amino-acid sequence MVLPASMRLRGYRCFSRLHRSNRRHYSQLMVLRQIESDPKQLKPELRHQSTTCRCALVISNRVSKRAVRRNRLRRLLHDHLRKRLEQRSDLADRWLLISLKPDAAEAEPAQLLKECDSLLKIAGLRK is encoded by the coding sequence ATGGTACTCCCGGCTTCCATGCGCCTGCGTGGATATCGTTGCTTCAGCCGACTACACCGTTCTAATCGACGCCACTACAGTCAATTGATGGTCCTGCGTCAAATCGAGAGTGATCCAAAACAGCTCAAGCCTGAGCTAAGGCACCAAAGCACAACTTGTCGTTGTGCTTTGGTGATTAGCAACAGAGTGAGCAAGCGAGCCGTTCGTCGAAATCGCCTGAGACGGTTGCTACATGATCACCTTCGCAAGCGTCTTGAGCAGCGGTCCGATCTAGCTGACCGGTGGTTATTGATCAGTCTCAAGCCAGATGCCGCAGAAGCCGAACCAGCGCAGTTGCTCAAAGAATGCGACAGTCTTTTAAAAATTGCAGGTCTGAGAAAATGA
- a CDS encoding AAA family ATPase — translation MSSTAWGSHFDLLVRARTPLIWIRSSEEARVENLLNQAAIRLQSQLVSWNFVDGLSGVLNAEGLGSRQPMAMLQWLRDLNPSCPTLVLAKDFHRFCDDPGIARMLRNLEASLRSTSHNLILCCGQWTPPLDLDEALTLLDLPLPDASDLRQLISNISLNSGGFIDPHVLDDLAEACSGLSEMRVRQVAARALARRGAIGAEDLTEVLEEKRQSIARSEVLEFCRCDLGTEAIGGHESLKIWLQQRHRAFSEQARSFGLPLPRGVLLVGPQGTGKSLTAKAIARSWSMPLLRLDVGRLFAGLVGASEARTRDMIQLAEAMSPCVLWIDEIEKGFGGNGRSDGGTSQRVLASVLTWMAEKRSSVFVVATANSVEQLPPELLRKGRFDEIFLLDLPSSNERLSILGLHLQQRRPGLILPLDTVVSRSEGFSGAELEQMVIEAMHLAFAEQRELCETDLIRAASQLIPLSRTASESLEQLKAWAAGGRARQASIARSKED, via the coding sequence ATGAGCAGTACGGCTTGGGGCAGCCACTTCGATCTTTTAGTGCGAGCGCGAACACCCCTCATCTGGATTCGCAGCAGCGAAGAAGCCCGTGTTGAAAACCTGTTAAACCAGGCGGCCATTCGACTGCAGAGCCAGCTGGTGAGTTGGAATTTTGTCGATGGTCTGAGCGGTGTGCTCAATGCCGAGGGACTTGGCAGCCGTCAGCCCATGGCGATGTTGCAGTGGCTGCGAGATCTCAACCCCAGTTGTCCGACCCTTGTACTAGCAAAGGACTTCCACCGATTTTGTGATGACCCTGGCATAGCGAGAATGTTGCGCAATCTTGAGGCATCGCTTCGAAGTACATCCCATAACTTGATCCTCTGTTGTGGACAGTGGACGCCACCGCTGGATCTAGATGAAGCGTTGACGTTGTTAGATCTTCCCCTACCTGATGCCAGTGACCTGCGCCAGTTAATCAGCAACATTAGTTTGAACAGTGGTGGCTTTATTGACCCCCATGTACTAGATGACCTTGCTGAGGCTTGTAGTGGGCTCAGTGAAATGCGCGTTCGTCAGGTAGCAGCACGAGCTTTGGCGCGTCGCGGAGCTATCGGAGCAGAGGATCTTACCGAAGTACTTGAGGAGAAACGCCAATCCATCGCGCGCAGTGAAGTTTTGGAATTCTGCCGCTGCGACTTAGGAACTGAAGCAATCGGTGGCCACGAATCTCTAAAAATTTGGCTGCAACAGCGTCATAGAGCATTTTCAGAGCAAGCACGTAGCTTTGGGCTTCCTTTACCGCGAGGGGTACTGTTAGTAGGACCCCAAGGAACTGGTAAGTCGCTCACTGCTAAGGCGATAGCACGCAGTTGGTCGATGCCGTTACTTCGCCTTGATGTAGGCCGACTGTTTGCCGGCCTAGTGGGAGCTAGTGAGGCGCGCACGCGCGATATGATTCAGCTTGCTGAAGCCATGTCACCCTGCGTGTTGTGGATCGATGAAATTGAGAAAGGCTTTGGCGGAAATGGGCGCAGCGATGGCGGTACAAGCCAAAGGGTATTGGCCAGTGTACTTACATGGATGGCAGAAAAACGTTCATCCGTGTTCGTTGTGGCGACTGCGAACAGTGTTGAGCAGTTGCCTCCCGAACTGCTGCGTAAAGGCCGCTTTGATGAAATCTTTTTGCTAGATCTCCCAAGCAGCAACGAACGCCTGAGTATCCTTGGTCTTCATTTGCAACAACGTCGACCGGGACTGATTCTCCCGCTAGACACTGTAGTAAGTCGTAGTGAAGGTTTTTCTGGAGCTGAGCTTGAGCAGATGGTGATTGAAGCTATGCACTTAGCCTTTGCCGAGCAGCGTGAGTTGTGTGAAACAGATTTAATCAGGGCTGCCTCTCAATTGATTCCTCTCTCTCGCACTGCTAGCGAGTCTCTAGAGCAACTTAAGGCATGGGCTGCTGGAGGTAGAGCGCGACAGGCTTCTATTGCTAGAAGTAAAGAAGACTGA